The nucleotide window AGAACAGTTGGTGGGATTATGGTGGGTTTTCTTGATGCTTATTTTAGAGGTGATGGTGAAGAGTATTTTGAGTTGTTGGATCATCCTTCTTTGGCTCCTACTAGTTTGTTTGTTGAAAAGAAAGGGTACTCTGGATTTGTGTCCAATTTTTGAGTTGATTATTGCATATTCTGTAAGACAGTATCAATAAGTTGGGCCTATGAATTATCAACAATGATGTTATGAAATAAGTTGTACAAATTGTATAATCTCTAATTCTTTTTTGTTTGCGTACATGTTTGTCATCGATACAATTAAattaaccaataattatttGTCGTACAAACTGAATATGATTGTAATTATGGGGCAAGGGCAAAGAGATCGAAATATATGGTAGCAACGAGTAGAAAATTAAGTGTAAAATGAAGAAATCTCTTTTGAAAAAGTCACAATGAAGAaactcataaaaaaaatcaattataaacgAAAGATACGTCGTTACTTAATTGAGATTTCCAATATAGTTTAGAGATTTTTAGTATGCTTTGATTATTAGAGTTTATGAAAAAGTCTAGATCTATAAACAAATATAGAAAgactaaaattattaagtttatAAAGCAACGTTGTAATTTGGGACTAAGACTAAAAAATGAAACGGTTTTGGTGAAACTTTATCACCATTATTGTTTTTCTTCACATAGGTTCCTGACATACATGACAACGAGTCGCATTCGTGCTAACTCCTCAATGTGTTTTGCACCCATTTATACGATAACTTATCTTCTTCACAAGTAATCTTAGAGTCATTATTTgtgttttaatttgtattatggATAAATCGTTTGTcatcttattattttccaaaaaaatctTCTTTCATCAAAGTATAGAGCTTCACAAATTATTAAATGAGACAATTTTATAGTGAGATTATCTATCAGACTAACTCATTTACATTTAGTCTATTAAAGTggtcatttataattttaaagtgattaattagaaaattaagCTAAATATATAGGTCGATCTTATAGTAAGaatggtctcatataagacgatTTGTAGCTTTATATCGCCTAAGAatataatattaacaaaaattttcatatgaGATGATCTTCCTATtatactatttaatatattatatatatatatatatatatatatatatatatatatatatatatatatatatatatatatatatatatatatatatatattaaagtgatcaattaaagtGATTCAAGGATAGGGATGCAAGCGGgggggtctaataggagacccgccccattcCCGCACCATCAGGGCGGGGAtaggtcccggtttgatgggtcatggggcgagTACATGTATAACATTTATACCCACcgtggggatggggatgggttttaggtgatacctgCTCCAttcccgccccgccccgcctcaagaTTTGTACAAATTTTGGGACTTTGGATTGATTTACTTtggatgattttgagttgatgttgaaatacttttgttttagacatgtatatttgtttgagaTTTTGGttatgtgtttgtttgagactttggatatgtgtttgtttgagactttggatatgtAATTGTTTGAGATTTTGGatgtgtgtttgtttgagacGGAGTTTGTATATgtattatggatttttaaggcccaaattattgaatataaatatgtgcaCAGATGGATATTAAGCGGGAATTTGACGGGTGGTAGGGCGGGAAAAATGtatattagacggggatggatacccagatgggtgatggggcggggatggttttagATATAAAACCATCGGGAAGggaacggaaaaaaaaaaattatacgatGGGGATGGAGATGAGTATTGCATTAAAAATGACGACGCAATTTATGTGTTCTGAATAGCAGATGGCTTTAAAAATGACGACGACGCATTTACTTTCTAGAACCTTCTTTCCTCTCCTTCCCTTTTCTTCCAACAACCTTTCTCTTCCTCTTCGCACTCGCTACAGATCACCCTTTTGCTTCTCCATCTCTTCAATGTCCTCCGAGTCATCACCTCCACTCACTCATACCATCACCCTTCCGGGTCAACCTGTCGAAATCGTTGCGGCACCTGGTCTCACTCCTTCTGATTTCAGGTAAATTACAGCATCATTATAACGTAGTAGTTGTGATTTCTTGGTGAATTTTGCAAATTGGGTCCTAACTTGTAATTGTTAATGGTGTATATATAGGAATGCCATAGAGTGCTCTTTATTTCAACAATGGCTGAAAAATATGCAGGGTGAAAATGGGGCACTCACTGATGGGGTCATGTCTTTGAATAAAGTCCTTATCCAGGTAATAAAAACCCCTTTATTCTCTTCTATTGAATTTTATCTACAAATATGATTTATTAGTGAATAATGATAGAACAATcatgttgatatttttattgaatGATGGGAATTCAATCTTGTTTGAACTTCACAAGGTACACATggaacaataaaataataaaagatagTGGTAGATGGAAAAATATAATCATGTTTCTATATGGATGATTGATGAAATGAAACTATAACCGTGTGATGGTATGGATGAAGTCTTAATATTATTCATCGGTTGGCTACTAAAAGATGGCATATATTTGCTACTGTGAGGAAGGTTTTCTTTGCAGCTGCTAGTTATTTTGTGTACTTCATTTGGTGCAACTGGAACTTGGCTGTTTGGGAGAGAAAGGTCTTGACTATTGAATCTTTTGCTTTTGACTAATATTAAGTAAAGAGCTAAACGTACTCTTCATAAGAAGACTCCTAGGGAAGTTTTTGATTGGCTAGATTGTTTGTAATTTAGCTAGCTTGCTTGCTGGGGATGGTTCTGTTTGTCTCCCCATGTTCCTGTTGGAAAAATAACTTACATATGATCCTACATCGAAGAATTAAAGAGAAGCTTactaacatataagcttgatgggctactactattaccaattggttttaggatggacCTCACCGGGCTACTACTCCTAGTACCAATCAGGCTTGTGTGCAGTTAGCTCATGAAAAATTTATCAGTTCCTGGTTGTGTTCTCTTAGTTGGTTTACAATGATACTATCATCATCTTCCCAAAGACAGATATTAATTTATCAGTTAGTCAAATTAGTTGATTCAATGTGCTGTATCACTTATCAATAGATATAATCCACTAATAgatttacccttgtttccaaaCAAGACTATAAATTCCTTGAATATGATTGGTTAGGAGTCGAACATTGTGAATATTATGTTACTAGGTTTCAGGCTAAGAGCAACACCTCACATATTCACATTGCTATATTCCTCCCTATCTTCCTACATGTGGGTATTTGATGCTTGTTAGAGGTGCTTGATCAGTTTTTTGTTGATTTGGATGTCAGGGAGTGGATTACTTTGGCAAGCGTGTTGGTTTTCTCAAGTTTAAAGCAGATATCATTGATAAGGAATTAGGAAAAAAGGTATACATCTCTGGTCAGTTAGATTTAATCTTTAGCAATCAATTCTTCTGGCTTGTATGTATGTGCCTTATAAAGATCTATATTCAGAGTTTGCTATCCTGGATTGTTGAATGTTCACTTACCATTTACCATCACAACATTCTTACATTTCCGAAAGGCATGTCTAGGTTCCAGGGATTGTGTTTTCTCGAGGACCAGCTGTAGCCATCCTTATCCTTTTGGAGTCTGAGGGCGAGACTTATGCTATTCTTACTGAACAGGTACCATGCTTTTGTTACGCGAATGTGATACTGGTACTAGAACCTATGTGGATGAATTAAGCTGCAAATAAATTCTGGCCAAAGTTATAAATTAATTGTGTTAATTACTACAATAGTTGATACTTGCCTTGACGCTAAATTTGCAATAAAAATCTTTTAACGTGCTATGGATATCCCCTTGGTGCAAGGTTAGGATCCCTACTGGGCGAATCGTTTTGGAATTGCCTGCTGGAATGTTGGATGATGACAAAGGTGATTTCATGGGAACCGCAGTTCGTGAGGTCTGTCTTTTGCCTCTTCCTCTTTTcctttctattattgttttatataattagttATGAATGTTGTAGTTCTAATCTCATTCTAGACTCTGTGGAAGTGCTATCATTTTGTTAGAATTGTTCTGAAAATGTTCACTTCCAAGTTCCAAGTGGATGTTTCAATTAGAAACATAGCATTCTTGATTATAGAGTGGCAAGCTTTTAATCACTCCATATTAACGAGGATATCAATGAATTGAATTCATGgttcttgaattttttttttttttatggttatGGTTTCCTCGTAATTTAATATGCATGTTACAGGTTGAAGAGGAGACTGGTATACAGTTGAATAAAAAGGACATGGTTGACCTTACAGCCTTCTTGCATCCATCAATCGGAGGGAAAGTTTTCCCGTCACCGGTTAGTAGATCTCAAAACCTATTACTATCTTTTATTGAATTTGTTTATGTGAGTAATGAATTTGGATTTGTGAAGCTTGAAAGATATGTTCATTGTGTCTTGACTTGATTTCTTACAGTAAAACATACTCCCGCCATTAGGCATGTCAAATAGCTTAGGTTAAGTCAAGTTTGTGGTCAAATCTTATATAAACGAGTCGGAAGCCCTTGATCCGGACCTAAACCGCTTAATTAATTGGTTTGGAAATCGCAACTTTGACCTGATCTTTAATCTTGTAACAAACCCCATCAACTTGATTTCAAACCACTTAACTTGTTTAGAATAATAGGGTTTCATTTAGGGTTGTTAACATTAACTGCTTATTGTTTAGGCctcaattttaaacttttagtttatgaattgtctattttttatttattacgaaaataggaaaatgataaatgaattaAGTTGACCAAGTTTGtttcaggtttaaaattttcacCTTAACCTAAACAAATTAGGTTAGATCATTGGTCATTCTTTATTATCGTTCACACATTTAAATTATCTTTTCATCTTATTCGCACATCTCTCTCACTTTCCTATCATTTACTCCATTcgtcccattgaatttgcatcattttctattttggtaTGCCCCACTTAATtagcatcatttctatttttggataatggcttaccactttcttttaatcttatccatgcattttaacacttttttaatttcatccacacaatttatatttcatttcatttattactactttttaaaaaatactcaTCTTTCTCtttaatgcaaatcaaagagGATGGAGGGAGTACactttttatctatttttatctattttctTGGTTCTcttaatatttgtccttgaagCAAATGCTATAGGACATATGTAGTATTGGTTATATCCTTCTCTCTAGCAATTGCTATATCTTGAATGAATTGTCATCTATTTAGCATTGCTTACCAGATCGTTTTTTGTCTGAATTTCTGTTAGGGAGGGTGTGATGAGGAACTCAGCGTCTTTTTGTACCGAAGTCAGGTGGGTAAAGATACTATTCAGCAACTGCAGGGTAAGAAAACTGGGCTTCACGAGCACGGTGAGCTCATAAAAGTGCATGTACTTCCATACGCACAACTTTGGCGCTCCACAGCTGATGCCAAGGTTCTAATGGCAATTGCACTTTATGAAATGGCCAAAAGAGATGGACTGTTGTCGGAAGTTTAGACATATTACGAGAGGTTTCTTACTTCTCCGTGTTGCCATGACCACAATAacttcattaaaagcttcagCGGCTGATGCCCTACTATGGAGATCATAAATTTTGAGAGAATTTCGTCCTTGAAGTTGTCAACGATCATGGTAATTTTGTTAGGGGGCATTTCAATTTGGTTGTATAATGTATTAGGTGTGTTAACTAGTCAATATCAAATAGTGGGGGATGATAATGAAAATGTAGCTTAATTTTGGTGAGAAAATCTCTTACAAGTTCAATTGTTATGCTTATTGtactttaatcatctcattttctgttttttaaaATACTCCAACTACAAAATTAACAAGGAATactatgaaaatttgaaataaatgagattatttatctacttaattccaaatataagattcgccaaaataagcttccgtacgtccaagcctagcctcggataagtcgctgttactaacagcgaataaagagaaataaaaaaaaattaaaaagttgaaagtcgctgttactaacagcgactatcaggtttttattttttatttttttttaatttaaaaactaaactagccgttgttaattagaaaaataatcgTTAGGAatgtgaaaatagccgttgtaatgttgttgtataaatagGTCCATCATTTCTCATACTTCATTTtatccattctacatcattcttcttcttttcaatcaattgttaaagttaacataaggtattttgttagttttattattgtaaatgtaaatattatttttgaaagttcactaacgttactatattatatgtattatgtagatgtcaaaggagcattgtattgaagagctttgtgattgtggttatgaagttgagattaatactgattggagcgacttcgatccagggcgtgaatttgttgcttgccctttctacttggctGACGGATTgggatgcacatactttcgctggattgctccggagggtacaaaatggcattaataatacggcttgagaaggaaaaacaagagcttaaagatgaggtatttaatctaaagagacaaatgaatgatatggcacataggaaagaagagactgaaagaattatgagaaagttaaATAAGCCTTCTTATTTACGGACGCTAGTTTAACTTAATGCATGAAGTATGTAATTGGATTTGGATTTGTTGAACTtgcttgaaattgtgttgaatgttggatagcaacatccttatttgaatatgattgtatgtttgtttttgattaaattcatgcTGCATTGttcgcggaatgattcatcgcccaaAAGTCTGAGTAGTTAACATCAATTAactcataataaacgtgtgatactacggtaaaaatatatacatctacatatatgttacaatttacacacAAAAGACCAACAGTTACAaatgagtatgtacaaatgttcaataattacaaaactattgtaatgctaatcctcctcctgtaccctgtctaattgtgacggtttatgacgcctcctacgatagtaagacttaattattaatgaaatgtttaaagtGTAAGTTGTATGGACaataatcaatgttgaagaatacttacaaagtgcgtcatcgtcggtgctgtgGGATTGTACTGGGATGCCGCcaagatacctcgtggtgtcatccatcgtcgagtaatggagaggaaccacggcatgtaatccgccgtagtaggtgcgcctgcagcgtcgatcggcgcaccttgggcaaCCAGAtctagcctgtgctcccaacgagcgacatgGCGCCAGTTGACCTCTAGCCAGTTCTTGGGTTCCCGACCCTTGCGAGAGTGGTGGAGCTCCGCTTCTGTGTCACATGGaggcgggatgccctgtaccatcccaaattggcgcagtacgcgctcagggagatgcacttcgactatgtcgaagcagatcagaggtacagatgctctccacgcccctgacaatatgcccgagtgctgaggcaatgcagcgtatgcctcagcggggtaagggtcccatagAAACTAAACGTGAAAATTCGATTAATAAATTACTCAATGTGATACTTATAAAACAAGTTGTGGTGAAGTTGTTACCTGGTCAGCACGTAAtagatcgagttgatcgcggtagaaccccacgcccGATCCAGTGTGGGTCTTGTTCGTCTTTCAAATgaccaccgcgatccatatGGCACATGCGGGGGAGGAAGCagtggtggcgcaaatgcaccacgacccacactcctcatcggttgaccaacaacgtatggcgatacttaccatacaaatgtgttccgtcaatggcaataacgggtttgcaatacttgaatccctcaatactaggttggaaagcccaaaacacgcgttggaaagttctaatactaggacggacatacacaccgacatcattatcttccttaaagaaccactcaactacggtGCCGGGGTTTGAAATTTGCAGTGCCTTCAGGAAGcatggaagaagaggataagaatcttcccacgtaccatagatggagagaagggcttgttgtttagcacaccatgcccgcttataggtcacttcgacaccgaattggtctttcaccatttgacgACAACAgaaaccttaattgatgggtcttgagcaacacaatttctaatacgattgttaatcacggaagatgtcaaatgaatgtgcccAGCTGACACGTTTTCAGTACATAAaacacaacccccatgcttccctttataaGTTAATCTCCCATGAcggtgaataggagctcttcctagccctaagcctcctaccacaccctctcttacacttcaacgtGAGCaaggtttgatttgaagtctcagttcggtactcaacgttcctacgaatatgatacaatctaacagcgtccaacaaggcatccttgttgtcaaacatcatacccttttgaaactcttcttcgtcggtgtaggttgtatcacaatcccaagacctccaagagttgtcctcaaagtgttcatctagagggggaaccagtgcatagggtgtaggagcaacgattgttggaatgtttcctaaggtcatgtcattagctagagcctcctcatcaacacccacatcgtcctcagaaggagcttcaacgaattcattactctcactattaacatcatcccaaggctcatttgtatcttgtaAGTTAAAAGTAAcatcatttgagacttgaaattgaacttgattgggttcattacaaggataagaggaagatggaaTAAAGGAATTTtcggtttcttgggtagggaagggcgtatgagaaggggcagaagaagttatattcataaatgcatttgtttccacaacgTTCACATCTtcgttccctaggggtaccttttctacatataactctaaagaaggactaggggtagaccttgaatactcccacattgcatctatagcctcctcatcctcaaccggaaaagctaacaaatctccactcagattgtatttaaaacttaaattaacagtacttcttgtagtgtcaatgccaatcctagagcatataaaatgtttaaattcattcaaatccatgtatgagttgcatgcaaacagtttacgttttcccccaacatacttaacattattactagttgatcgaattgaaccattccaaaagcatacaacagtcatacgaaatgaagccatttctacaacaacacataaaaaatcaacatcaccatcaagttcataaatatatgaccactatacattttacattcaacaacaaattctggaacaaacttttaaaaatgaggatcaatgtaaataacaactacatttgaTATAATCGTAGAGCTCAAGTGTAAATGCCCACTACACATGACATACAGTTTAAAATCACcaccaaatgaaaaaatttataataaaaacgaacCTCAATTAGCTGTAGATCAAGAAGAATTACTTAATTGCAAGCTTGTcaacctacattaatgtgaaaattgattaaaacacaacaaaccctaatttttcgaatattgaaaaaaaccacaaaaaaaattaccttaggTTGATCTAGGAAGACTACAACACTAATTACtggtacaaacttgaaatttgatgacttTAGTTGAAGGATTAAAGTTCCTTACAAGgttggaatgaagaaggagaaattAGGGAGATtgcaaatgaaaaacaaaatcgcGAAATGAACTGAGGAAGAAGATGTCTGGAAAATTAAAAACCTGATAGtcactgttaataacagcgactttcaactttttaattttttttttcccctaattcgctattagtaacagcgacttagccGAGGCTAGGGTTagacgtacggaagcttattttgggacataagttttcccgaatcttatatttggaattaagtagataaaaaaactcatttatttcaaattttcgaatACTATTAGCTACTTACCTCTACTTGAAAGATAATGTTTTGCTGGAAGAATTAGAAGGATGGGACACATCAGAtatatttatgatgaaaaattgaCCTTACATCATGATTGATGATCAAGGTGCAAGGTTGTTATTCTAACAATCCTGCAAAAATAGGCTGtatgatataatataattatacatcACCTTGACGTTGTAAAAAACATCAGTTCAACTAAAGATCTGTAAAACACCCAGGAAAAAGGCTACAGTAAAAAGCATATCAATGTTCGAGTAAGACTATTAAGTTACAGCAGAATTTTCTCATCAAAATGACGAGGGGAATTACAAAACTAGTTGTTGTAAGCAGCATCTGCGGACGATGTATCCATATCATTCAGGCCAAATTCCTCATTCTGCTCCCAGGTTCTTTCATATTCCTCGTCtgcaaaaacaaatcaaaataccAAATTTTCTTAGCTTTTAGCCACAATTGAGTACGCTTCACGTACACCCTGTTCAAACTACTAAAAAAATATGAGATTTCAAAAGAACTAGTGTCATGTTTTAGCTGAAGAGAAGGGGGGTGGAAGACATCAAACAAGTCATAGTGGCTTGTCACAAATCATATGCAGTTGTACCATCAGAAGCACAAAACCTCACTGCTTGAATAAACAAAACTAGCAGCGGGGCCAATATCAATCGTAAAAGCTAAACTAAAAAGTCACCAGTAGACTTGTATACGAGATTTTAAGCAGACTACCCCATCTCCCGTCCATTTGATTCATGACATACAGCccttcattaaaataaaagagtCTCAAATCAAAGTCTCAAATCAATACTTCTCTGCTCTTGTAAAGTAGAGGCAAACGGACATAGATATTCCCTTTAAGGGCTCActtggattgagtgtaaatatttaagggagtaaataaaagtcaaagtaggATAACAAAGTTAGTTAGAAGATTAAGGAATTTGATTGTTACAGATGTGGAAGAATTGGTTAGAAAGTAATGGAAAATGGATAAAATAGCAATTAGTTCCTCATATTgggtataaatttaccctaGAGAAGGGTGGGGGAATAGTTTTCTCCAAATGAGAGAAATCATCCtccttttttattcatttttttagtttacaCTCATTCTACCTCTTtcacaattatttcatttactTCATTTACATCtctacttacctttatttcattagtttgactttattacccccttaaatatttacactcaatccatCCAAGCCAGGCCTAAAAGGTTACAGAGTTACTATTAATAAAGCAGGATGTATAGTTTCCGTTTGCCTCTACTAGTTGCATCATACTCGTCTTTAATTAATAGCGTCTGAAGGGAACTGTATTTGTCACAGCACAAAAGAAAAGACCATAACGAACTCACATGTGAGCTGAGAATCATCTTTGATGTCATCAGTAACTGGCGCAATAAAAGAGTTGGCCAGAGCATCATCAAGAATCAAAGTCCAGCA belongs to Amaranthus tricolor cultivar Red isolate AtriRed21 chromosome 17, ASM2621246v1, whole genome shotgun sequence and includes:
- the LOC130803880 gene encoding uncharacterized protein LOC130803880, giving the protein MASFRMTVVCFWNGSIRSTSNNVKYVGGKRKLFACNSYMDLNEFKHFICSRIGIDTTRSTVNLSFKYNLSGDLLAFPVEDEEAIDAMWEYSRSTPSPSLELYVEKVPLGNEDVNVVETNAFMNITSSAPSHTPFPTQETENSFIPSSSYPCNEPNQVQFQVSNDVTFNLQDTNEPWDDVNSESNEFVEAPSEDDVGVDEEALANDMTLGNIPTIVAPTPYALVPPLDEHFEDNSWRSWDCDTTYTDEEEFQKGMMFDNKDALLDAVRLYHIRRNVEYRTETSNQTLLTLKCKRGCGRRLRARKSSYSPSWEINL
- the LOC130803878 gene encoding nudix hydrolase 14, chloroplastic, with amino-acid sequence MALKMTTTHLLSRTFFPLLPFSSNNLSLPLRTRYRSPFCFSISSMSSESSPPLTHTITLPGQPVEIVAAPGLTPSDFRNAIECSLFQQWLKNMQGENGALTDGVMSLNKVLIQGVDYFGKRVGFLKFKADIIDKELGKKVPGIVFSRGPAVAILILLESEGETYAILTEQVRIPTGRIVLELPAGMLDDDKGDFMGTAVREVEEETGIQLNKKDMVDLTAFLHPSIGGKVFPSPGGCDEELSVFLYRSQVGKDTIQQLQGKKTGLHEHGELIKVHVLPYAQLWRSTADAKVLMAIALYEMAKRDGLLSEV